Sequence from the Maribellus comscasis genome:
AGTTCTTGGCGGCGAACAAATGACATTTATTGTTGAAGGCGACACCGTATTAAACTTTCAAAAACCACAAATTACAAAAGGATTTATAAATGCCGGTATAGATAACGACTGGGAAAATTTTGGAATAACGGAAAGTAAAAATAACTGGCTGGCACGCGAAGGTGAAATTCTTACCGAAGGATATATTGCTTTACAGGCTGAAAGTCATCCTATTGATTTCAAAAATATAAAATTGCTAAACCTCTGTGGTTGTATGGATAAAAAAGCAAAAAATTACAAATCGTATTATATCAAAAATAAGCCTGAAAAATGTGAGTATTAAGCTTTCATAAAAATAGTTGAATAGAGCTTCTTTTATTTTGAAAATTTCTCCGCTACTCCTTTTAATACCTGACAATACATTAATCAAAAGCACTATACCAATACCAGTATAAAACATAAAAAAATCAGCTGCTTTTTTCTGAAGATAAGGCTCTGCAAAATTTAGGCAAAAAAATCCAAAAAATACAAACAGGTAAAACAAAAACAGGAAAAACAGGTTTTATTTAGAAAACGGGGTTTTAAATATGATAAAAAAGATTAAAAAAAAGTTTTTTACTGGGAATCAATAACTTAATTTTTTAAGAACTGTGTTATTTTTTCCTGAAGATAAAACTTCATTTATTAATCTTTTCAACTATCAGATTTACAAAATATTGACAATGGAAAATTCGTATAGTTTCATATTTTTTCATATATTATGAGGAATTTAACACTCTGACACCTATTTGTATTAAGAATGAATCAAACCGAAGGTTACATTAAAAAGCTTGAGGAAGAAAACCAAAATCTGAAAAGGCTTCTCGATGCCTCTGACAAAAAAGTATTAAGAAAGATGTTTAATTCCCACCAGGCTATAATGCTGATGATTGAGGAGGGAAGCGGACAGATTGTAGACGCCAATGAAGCGGCAGTTGCATTCTACAAGTATCCTAAAAACGAACTGTTGTCTCTAAAAATTGAAGACATCAATACGCTGTCTCCGGATGAAATAAAAAAGGAAAGAAAAAAAGTAGTCCGGGGAAAAAAGGACTATTTTATTTTCCCGCATCGGATTGCTGACGGAACGATCCGGCAGGTCGAGGTTTATACTTCGCTTTACGAGATAAATAAGAAACCAACTTTATTTTCTATTATTCACGATGTTACGGAACGAGTTGAAGCTGAAAAGGAATTGCGAAGAAACGAAGAAAAGTTTGTAAGCGCCTTTAAATCAAACCCAAACAGCATGATCATCAGCAGTCTTGACAACGGAAAAATATATGATGTAAATGACGCCTTTTTTGAACTTACAGGTCTAACCCGAAAAGATATTACAGGGGAGACAACTCTTTCAGTCGATTTATATGCCGATCCAAATGACCGGGATAAATTAATTCAAATTGTCAAAAAAACAGGATCAGTAAGAAATCTTGAGACAAGACTTCACCATCGATCTGGCAAAATACTGACTGTGCTTATATCAGGTGAACTGCTAAAAACAAGCGGGGACAGAACCATCATTACTACCATGCTTGATATTACACAAAGAAAGCAATTAAAAGATCAGCTGGAAAGTAACAATGTCCTGCTTCAAACCATATTCGATAGTGTCCCGGCGATGATTACCGTATATAACCCTGATTTGCAACAAATAAATGCTAACAAAGAATTTGAGAGGATAACCGGCTGGAGCGAAAGTGATATCAGAGAGAAAAATATAATGGAACTTGTTTATCCGGAAGCCGAATACAGGAAAAAAGCTGCAAAGTTTATGCAGTCGTTACAACCCGGATTTAAGGATTTTGTTATGACAGGGAAAGACGGAAACGAGATTGAGACCATTTGGGCAAATGTAAAATTGGAAGACGGCAGACAGGTTGGAATCGGCATTGACAACCGTGAAAGAAAAGCGGCACAAAAAGAACTACAACAAAGCCAGGAGATAATAAAAGCTGCTCTTTACAGTATGACTGACGCTGTATTTATTTTTGATCCCAAGCTCAAGCTTCTTTATTACAATGACACTTTTGTTACCTTTCACAGATTTAAAAACAGAGAAGAGTGCCCCGATGTACTTACTGAATATAATGAATTTCTCACACTTTTTTTCCCTGATGAAACCCCTGCACCAGTTAAAGACTGGCCTGGGACAAAAGCTTTAAAGGGCGAATCGGCCACAAATGCTGAATATATTTTATTAAG
This genomic interval carries:
- a CDS encoding PAS domain S-box protein produces the protein MNQTEGYIKKLEEENQNLKRLLDASDKKVLRKMFNSHQAIMLMIEEGSGQIVDANEAAVAFYKYPKNELLSLKIEDINTLSPDEIKKERKKVVRGKKDYFIFPHRIADGTIRQVEVYTSLYEINKKPTLFSIIHDVTERVEAEKELRRNEEKFVSAFKSNPNSMIISSLDNGKIYDVNDAFFELTGLTRKDITGETTLSVDLYADPNDRDKLIQIVKKTGSVRNLETRLHHRSGKILTVLISGELLKTSGDRTIITTMLDITQRKQLKDQLESNNVLLQTIFDSVPAMITVYNPDLQQINANKEFERITGWSESDIREKNIMELVYPEAEYRKKAAKFMQSLQPGFKDFVMTGKDGNEIETIWANVKLEDGRQVGIGIDNRERKAAQKELQQSQEIIKAALYSMTDAVFIFDPKLKLLYYNDTFVTFHRFKNREECPDVLTEYNEFLTLFFPDETPAPVKDWPGTKALKGESATNAEYILLRKDTGEKWVGSYSYGPIISNDGKITGAVIVVRDVTQQKNAEVEREYLLKQLALDKQALAESEQRYRIMGESVDYGVWATDAEGKAIHISESFCKMVGKSFEEIQEFGWIDTLVPEQQREVMDLWMDSVNTGKRFEHEHKFLTQDGKVKMVLAIGMPIKDKNDKVVSWAGINLDITDRKKIELQLEEKNNHLTKLNDVLEDFFKIAAHDLRSPIQNLIDINELVKQSAPEEKFTLIEMLEPITIRLKRTVDGLMEAVSLQTKQELAIAQIRFIKVWKEVAAELSNQITNFKGTIETDFEDAPEIHFIEAHLVSILRNLVSNSIKYASEVKNSFVRISTKKEGESVLLSVEDNGIGINLKNAGSELFKPFKRFTSKVEGTGMGLYIVKNIVEKNGGYVRVESKVNKGTIFYCYLKEYTT